Proteins from a single region of Scytonema millei VB511283:
- a CDS encoding ABC exporter membrane fusion protein — MSTVREKKTQFEEESGAKPKGWWRIALALILGIATGALALSKFQQSQTPAPAPVTQKPPKIDAVSALGRLEPRGDVVQLSAPSSSFALEGARVLQLMVREGERVRSGDVIAVLDNRDRALAALAKAKEDVKVAQANLAKVKAGAQTGEIEAQQATISRLEAELAGQQQVLRATIARLEAEQRNAAIDLQRYQQLYQNGAISSQELDRRSLNAKSATEQLNETQSTRQQTIATLQRQIEAAKATLNKIQEVRPVDVQLAQSEVDRAIAAMKQAQADLTLAYVRAPTGGEILKIHTRAGEKIGSQGIAEMGRTEQMIAIAEVLEEDIGKIRLGQKAAIRSENLAFPGELRGTVIDVGRQIGKQDALDSDPAADVDARVVEIKVGLPPEASQRVSGLTYAKVIVKINI; from the coding sequence ATGTCAACCGTTAGGGAAAAGAAAACTCAGTTTGAGGAGGAGTCAGGTGCGAAACCCAAGGGTTGGTGGCGGATCGCCTTAGCTCTAATTTTGGGAATAGCAACGGGAGCTTTGGCGCTGAGTAAATTTCAGCAGAGTCAAACCCCCGCACCTGCGCCCGTAACTCAAAAACCCCCAAAAATAGATGCTGTTAGTGCTTTAGGACGTTTAGAGCCGCGTGGGGATGTGGTTCAACTGTCTGCCCCTAGTTCTTCCTTTGCTCTGGAAGGCGCAAGAGTACTTCAGCTGATGGTCAGAGAGGGTGAAAGAGTACGCAGTGGTGATGTTATAGCCGTTTTAGATAACCGCGATCGCGCTTTGGCAGCTTTAGCCAAAGCCAAGGAAGATGTCAAAGTCGCTCAAGCAAATTTAGCCAAAGTCAAAGCAGGGGCGCAAACCGGAGAAATTGAGGCACAGCAAGCAACGATCTCCCGCCTAGAAGCCGAACTCGCCGGACAACAGCAAGTCTTACGAGCAACAATTGCCCGCCTAGAAGCCGAGCAACGTAACGCCGCGATCGATTTGCAACGCTACCAGCAGTTGTATCAAAACGGTGCGATCTCCTCTCAAGAACTCGATCGCCGCAGTTTGAATGCTAAATCTGCTACCGAACAATTAAACGAAACTCAATCGACTCGCCAACAGACGATCGCGACGTTGCAAAGGCAAATTGAAGCAGCAAAAGCGACTTTAAATAAAATTCAAGAAGTTCGTCCAGTGGACGTACAACTGGCACAATCTGAAGTTGACAGGGCGATCGCGGCGATGAAACAAGCTCAAGCAGACTTGACACTCGCTTACGTGCGCGCGCCAACTGGCGGCGAAATTCTCAAAATTCACACTCGCGCCGGAGAAAAGATCGGTTCCCAAGGCATTGCAGAAATGGGGCGCACCGAGCAAATGATCGCCATTGCCGAAGTCTTAGAAGAAGACATTGGTAAAATCCGCCTCGGTCAAAAAGCCGCAATCAGAAGCGAGAATCTTGCCTTCCCTGGAGAACTGAGAGGTACAGTCATTGACGTTGGCAGGCAGATCGGTAAACAAGACGCACTCGACAGCGATCCCGCCGCCGATGTCGATGCCAGAGTTGTAGAAATCAAAGTCGGTCTACCCCCAGAAGCCAGTCAACGAGTTTCCGGTCTTACTTACGCCAAAGTTATCGTCAAAATTAATATTTGA